The following nucleotide sequence is from Bacteroidetes Order II. bacterium.
GCTATCGGTTCGGTGTTCATCTTCGTCCGTTGGCTTGTCGGTCGTTTTGGGTGTGCGGTTGGGTAGACACACTCTTTGCCAATCTTTGGTTTCAGCGTTGGATTGTGCGGATTGGCAATGTGTGTGGCTATGAAGCGTAGGCATATTCATTCTACAATTCTTTTTCTATCGTTTCAAGTTTATAATTGCCAAGTCTTAATAATGCCACAATTAGCAAAAGCATAACCGCTGATGTATAATTTTTAGTCGTAAAAAAGCAATGAGCAATATTGTTTCTTAAATTCATTCCGTTTGCTGTGAACAGAAATTTAAAAAAGGCAATATCGTCTTCAGGAATCAATGCCTTTAGTTTTTCATTATCCAATAATTTGTCGAAACCAATCCTTTCTTCTGTACCGTTTTCTTTAATTTCTATTGTTTGAGCACCAATCATTCTGGATAATTCACGTAAAAGACCTTCAAATTTCAATACCAAACTGTCTATTGCCAAAATGTAGCCTTGTGGATTATGTTTATTTGTTTTTAAATCAATTTCAGTTTGAACAAAGAAGCTTTGTAATGCTGGAGTAAGTAATTCAATCCAATTAAATCCTTGTGTTTCTTTGTTAGTGTCCAAATAAGTAAAATCTTGTCCGTACCAAGAATCATTTTTTAAGTAGTTAACTAAACTGTCAAATGAAATTTTGCCACTTTTAAATCCTTTTGAAACAACAAGCCCAATATGATTGATAGTAAAATTATTTATATGAAGTGAATAAGGGTTGATAACACCTGATTTGTTTTTGCTGATGTTTTTATTGATGTCGAAGGTCATTGTAGAAACTAAATCGAGCATAACTGGTCTAATCTCTTCTTTTAAAACACTAGCTTTAGGAAACAATGGCTCCAAAATAAGATACCCGTATATTTCTTTATCATTTCCGTTTTCAATTAGATAGTCGATTTTTTTCTTTGTAAAATCCCACCATTGATTTAAGGCTTCATTTTTTTTTCGTCTTTAAGTTCAAATAAAACCTTTTTAAGGTCAATTGTCTTTTTCGCTTGCTCCAATAAAACGGCTGTCTGCTCAATTTTTTCTTTAATATTCGCTTTCTTATATTCTTCTAAAGCGTTTGTGTAATAATGATGAGCGATAAAACCTTTGTTTTTTTCATTTTCAAGTTGGGAAATATGATAATCACCTAATTTTTCGTGAAATTCACTTGGTGAAGTTTTGAGTTTTTGACTTAGTAGAACAAGAAGATTTAGATAACTTTCTAACTCTCTGTCGGTCAAGTTGCCAATCCTTTTTTTTGAATAATCGAAGAATGTTTGTTTAATCGAAGTATCAATATTTTTCCCATTCTCAACTATAAATTCCATTAGGGAGTATTTGGTAAAATCATTTAGCTTTTCACTTTCTAATAGCGAAACAAAATATGTGATAATTTCAACTTTTTTATATCCTACTTTTTGGCTTAGAACAAAGAGATTTTTAAAGTATTTGCCAAAAGAATAGCATTGCAAATTATTATCAACTGAAAACGAAGAATTTATCAAAAGAAACAAATAACTTTCAATTGCTTGTTTGGCAAAATCAATGTGTTTTTGTGAGCTTAACCAAAGTAAATGATTGTATTTTGCTTTGTATTTTGGGTTTTGTACTTTGCTTGCTCTTGTTTTGATGTAATCAAAATTATCGTCAAATAATTCCAAAGTAGGATAAGCGTTTTCACCTACTTGAAATTTCGGAATTTGTATGCCGTTTTCTATTGCAAAGTCAGCAAAAAATAACTCATACGAACAAAGTTTTTTAGTGTTTTCGTTTTCTGACTTATCTCGTAGAGCCGTGATAAATTTATATGTGTCTAATTCCAAATACTGTAATTTAGCATCATATTCAAGGTATTCGTAATATTCATCTAAGTTGTTAAAATCCATAAATTTACTTTATTGGAATCGAACCTATAATAGTGTCGTATTTTTCAGTTTGATGCCATTTTGCCGTTCTCGT
It contains:
- a CDS encoding DUF4209 domain-containing protein; translation: MEPLFPKASVLKEEIRPVMLDLVSTMTFDINKNISKNKSGVINPYSLHINNFTINHIGLVVSKGFKSGKISFDSLVNYLKNDSWYGQDFTYLDTNKETQGFNWIELLTPALQSFFVQTEIDLKTNKHNPQGYILAIDSLVLKFEGLLRELSRMIGAQTIEIKENGTEERIGFDKLLDNEKLKALIPEDDIAFFKFLFTANGMNLRNNIAHCFFTTKNYTSAVMLLLIVALLRLGNYKLETIEKEL